TTAATAGGGCGAGTCTTCATACATAGAATAGTCTGGAACGCGATAAGTTTTCAGAAAATCTTTCACTGCTTTGCTCTCTGCGAATAAGACCAAGTCATTTTCCAAACCGCTAATATCACGCTTAGCTTGCTCAATATCGCAGTCCATCAATTGCAGCACCGTATTCGGTGAACGCAACATCTCTGGAGAAAGACCAATATGCATGCTGAGTGTGTATTTGAGTGCCATGACTTCTTGCTGAAGTTCATTAGATTGCTCGCTTAAAATTTTATTGTAATATTTTAAGCGTTGTTCCGACATGCTATTGATGCTGGCTTGATCGATTTGTTCCACTTCCAACTGCAGTTCTAATAATTTCAACAGATCCTTGGCATCGTAGGCGACATTCACACGTTGCATCAGTGCTGTCTTGCGCGCGCGTTCAAGCGAGTCTAGCTCACGATCGGGATGCAGGGCACTGGCCAATTTACGATAGACTTCGCGTATCGATTGGCTGATATTCTGGCTTTCCTCTTGCTGCTGTGCTTCTTTGGCAAGCGTCTTGGCCGACTTTTTTCGTTTGCTCTGACGCTCACTTTGCGCTTGTTCCAATTGCTCTTGTTGGGTAATTTTTTCCTGCATTTTTTCATGGAGATGTGCCATCATTTCTTCTGGCGAACGCGCGTCGAAATCCTCGCCCAGATCAATACCTAGCAGGTCTTCCATCGCCGCTTTCATCGCCATTTCTTGCTCCAAGGATTCGGCATCAAAATCTGCGCCGCTATGCTTGTTGTAAATCTTTTTTAAGTCTTCATCGTCATGGTTAGCAACGAGGTCAACGGCAACCGTAGAGACAATATCGCTTAATTTTTCTTTTTCTTTTTTCGTATAGCCTTTGCTGGAATGCGACTGATCAAACAATTTTACCAGCCGTATCCTGAGCGCATCGAGGGTGTGTAAGTGTGGTTGTAATTCTTTGGCAAATTTTTGTTGCAGCAGCGGAATCATCGTTTGCCATTCGAGCAGATGCTTACGCTCGCTATCAATTTTCTTGATCAGTTTATTGAATAACTTTTGCGACTTCGTTAAAGCAGCTTGGTCCTTGTCGCCAATATGCACTATGCCGTGCGGTAAATTTTTCATCAGATTTACGCGTGAAACCTCGGCCTTCAGGCCGAGGAGGCAGAGCGTGGAACGCGCAGCGTTCCTTGCTTTGGTGGCGTGCCTGTCACGTCCATATTTACCACCAGTGAATAACTATACCCATCTGCACGCTGAATGATCTTGCAGTGCTTATACGATATGCCTTGTACGACAGATTCTTGCGTTTGTATGTTGAAACTGCCACTTGCGCGAACTGCTACGCGGCCTATGTACTGGCCGGTTTTCTTTCCTGTCGGGACGCAGGCTTTTACCATATCGCCAGTCTGAAAGCCGTGAATTCTTTTGCTGCGCGTCAGGTAACCACGCGGGAAACCGAAGGCATCAAGGCGGGTACGCTGGTAGCTGCCGCGCCCAGTCGCCTTGATCGCCAATGTGGGCTTACGCCAGTGGCTCACCGCATCGACTTTGCCCACGCAAGCGGCATCGAGCGCGTGGGTTTTAGGAATAGTTAAGCGCGTGCGGTTGAACTTGGTTCGTCCACCGGAACCGCTTGTCACCGGCAGACCGGTGGCTTTAAGTGCATTAAACAAGGCCCATCGGGTCGCGTTAACGGCAGCGGCATCCTTGAGAGGGCGCTGCAACTGTGCTTCGATGCGCGCCAACCGTGCCGGTTCGCGTGCTAAAAATTCCCGTACGTCACGTGCTGCTTTCTTGTTATTGCATGGCACGCAGGCGAGCACCAGATTAGATACACGGTTCGAGCCGCCCCTTGCCCGCGGCTGCACATGGTCGATGTTGAGCGCGACATGTTGGGCGTCGCAGTAGGCGCACCGACGGTTCCATTTTTCCAGTAAATATTCGCGCAGTTCGTATCCGGCCAGCGTTCCTTGCTGATACTCGACACCGACAATCTCGGGCTTATCCATTTGCTGCATGTCGAAACGCAGCAGTTCCTGAGCGATGGCACTCAGTGGCACCAGTCGATGCAAGCGAGTCAGCCATGCCAGGGTGGTGTCGATGCGGTGTTGCAGGCTGGGTGGCAGCCAGCCGCGCCCTTTATTGCCACGATTGAGAAAACGTGGTGCGCGGTAACGCAGATTGCTGCGACGACGACGACGACGCATTTGGCGGCGAGAAGTCAGTGCCTCGCTGATTTGATGGCCACGGTGCCGCAGTTCGAACAGGTTCAGGACCTGGTCGACAGTGCAAATTTCACCCGTCGCAAGCTTGAGTGTTTCGCTATGTCGCACAAGAGCGATGCCGGTCGTCTTGCTGCCGGGGTCGAGCTTGATCTTGATCGCTTGGAAGGCACTGTCAGTAACAGTACGGTCAAGCAAGCGTATAGCAAACGGGAACAGGCGATGCACGCGTGCCCGGCCTGCTGCGAGCAGCTTGCGCGCCCGTTTTTCGCTGCATGGCATCAGCGGTTCTTGTGTTCTGCTTAGTACAAATACAGCCATTTTTGTATCTCCAATATGAAATAGCAGATGTAATCTGCATTTCCCTATGCGCTTACGCGCCTGGTGACGGGCACCTGACGGTGCCGCTCCCCTCGACAATGTCACAACGCAGCTTCGGTTCGGAATGGTCACCCGCACTCTCCGATGAACCTTGCAGCAGAACGTTTCGTGCTTACCCTATGCTTGTCTGCTTCTGCTGCTTGCAGAGCTTGGAACTGAGGAAGCATTCCAAGGTGCGTCTTGTACTTCGTTGCAACGTAGCGCGATGCTTTGCGCTCAGTCTGGTCAACCGAGCTTTTTCAAGCTCCGGCCTTGAGGCCGGGGTAATTGACGTTTATCAGGTGAAAATCGTTAGTGTTGTTGGCCAGGAGTCTGTCGGGCTTAGGAGCAATCGGCTGAAAAATTGCCTGAGCGATCCATATTTGTTTTGAAAAACAAAATTTGGACTGAGGAAAAGGAAAATCAGTGTTTGTATTATTTTATATGGGGGCAGTAGTCAGAACAAGCATTTTGCCGCTCGCTGATCGAATCAGATTGGAGCAAATTATTTCTGATCGCGCTGTGGATGCTCAATGCCAAATGAAAACCATGAGTTCGTTTGACGAAGGTGTTGTATTTTTCAGATAATTTCCCTGTGGAAATATTTTTTTGTTTAAAATAATTTCATTCTTGATAAAAAAATACAGCAATCGGTGGCCCAAGCCGATTTCACCTTGGAGTCGACATGACGTATTCATCACTGCAAAAATTTGGCTGGTCGCATTGCTTTTTTCAACAGTTGTCTTTGCTTGAAATTGGCGCTGAAGAGACGCCGGAGCGCATCTTGCGTATTACTGCAATCCACCGTAACCGCGTCGTCGCGATGGGGCTGCACGGCGAGCGCTCTGTCCTATGCGGCGCGCAGTTTCAGCCGCTCAGTCAGCATTTGGCAGTGGGCGACTGGGTGATCGCTACGGCGGACCACGAGCATCACCGTCTCCAGCGCATCTTCGAAGCAAAAAATCGCCTGCGCCGTATCTCGAATGGCGTGCCACAGGTGATCGCGGCGAACCTCGACTATTTATGGATTGTGACCAGTGCTAACGAAGAGTTCAACGTCAAGCGACTCGAACGTTACTTGGCCTTGGCCTATGAGTTTAACATCAGCCCGGTGCTGATACTGAGCAAGAGCGATACCTGTGATGATCTTGAGCATTATCTCGATCAGCTTACCCGCCTAGGTGTGGAGCATGTCCACGGTCTGAGTGTCAACATACCGGCTTCGCTTGATGTGTTATCAGCCTACCTCGGTGCCGGTACCACGATCGCCTTGATCGGTTCGTCCGGTGTCGGTAAGTCGACATTGATCAATGCCATGTTGGGTAGCAATTTGGCGACTCGGGAAATTCGTCAAGATGATGCCCACGGCAAGCACACCACTACGCGCCGTGAGCTATTCTTTTGCGACAATGGCGTGGCGATCATCGACACCCCCGGCATGCGCGAGTTGCAACTGGATGAAGCCACCCAAGGTCGGGAGCGGGTGTTTCAGTCCATTATGGCATTGAGCCAGCACTGCCGCTATAATAATTGTTGCCATGTTGCTGAGCCTGGTTGCGCTATTCGGAGCGCAATTGCTGATCAGCGTCTTACCGAGGCTGAATTCGCTAATTACAGCAAGCTCTTGAAAGAAGAAGTGTCGCAGCAACGGCGTGCCGAGGGCGCGCATGCGGTCAAACAGCACTATCGCGACTATTTTAAAAAGGTGCATAGCGCCAGAAAAGATCAGTGGTAGTCTCCGAGGAAGCGCAGAGTTAATCTGCGCGGTTTTGGTCGATTTTTAAGCTCGCTCGAAGCTCAACTCGCCACACTGATCTGCGATTGCAGATAATTTTGTATCCCGACTTTTTCCATCAGCTCAAGTTGGGTTTCCAGCCAATCGATATGCTCTTCGGTATCTTCGAGTATCAATTGGAATAAGTCACGTGAGACATAGTCGGCGCAAGTTTCAGCCATCGCCACGCCTTCCTTGACAGTTTGTTGCGCCGCTAATTCCAGCTTGAGGTCGCAACGCAGCATTTCTTCCGCATGCTCACCGATCATCAATTTGTGCAGTGCTTGCAAATTCGGTAAACCACCGAGCATCAAAATGCGGTCAATCAACTTGTCGGCATGCTTCATTTCGCCTATCGATTCTTGATATTCTTTCTGTGCAATTTTATCGAATCCCCAATGCTTGTACATTCGTGCATGCAAGAAATATTGATTGATTGCGCTCAATTCATTAGTCAATTGTGCATTGAGCAGTTTGATGACTTTGGCATCGCCTTTCATGAAATTCCTCTCGAAAACGGTTTATGAATTTTTATCATAGCAATCGTGAGCGAATTTTGCAGTCATTTTTTGCCCTTGGGCTCGAATTTAAACGCGGCGACTTTGCTGTCTCTCGTGACGGTGACGAGGTGGAGGCGCTGTTACCGTGGAATTTGCATAAGCACGATTTAGCCAGTGAAACCGTTGCTTGAATAGGTTGTTGATGATGGAGCGCTTACAACTTACCAACTATCCTGACACAGAGGGAGCTCTTCTGCTGCAGAAATAAAAGCGTCAATTTCGCCGCCAATTTTGTCACATGCCTTCAGCTATCAAGCGAAAAATTGATCACCGCCTTGGCCGCGACACTGATGGCTTTGCCGTCTTCCAAATACGGTTTGAACAGGGCGCGTAAGAGTGCATAACGGGCCGCTTCATCGAGGCGTGCGGAACCGGACGATTGATGCACCTCTACGCTATCGGCTTGGCCAGCTTCATTCACTACTACGCGCAGTATCACCTTGCCCTGTTCGCGCAAACGCCGTGACTGCGCCGGGTAAGTCGCTTGTGGTGCGCGCAGGTATTCGAGCTGGCTGATGCTTTTCGGTTCTGCGCTGGTTTTACTACTGTTGCTGGCCGTGGCTGTGACAGTCGCGACAGCCGCGCTGCTGACAGTGGGTAGTGCAGCGGCAACTGGGCCAGCGACGATAGACGTGGCAGCCGGCAGTGTGATGCTGGGGAGCTCAGGTGGTGCGATGACGGCGATGGCGGGGGCTGGCAAGGCTAGGCTGCGGCTGATCAGCGGCAACTGCGGCGGCGCCAGCGCTGGCGGGGCGGCCGGGTTGATGAAGATGGTGACGAGTTCTTTCGGCAGGCTGGGTACGGCAGTCGTCAGCATGCCTTGCTGGAGTGCGAAGATCAGGCACACGTGCAGTGCCGCGATCAGCGGGAGCGCGATCCAACGTGTGTTCGCGCGTGGCTGGCCGAGGTTGCCGGCGCAGGCGTAAGCATTCATGCCGCGACTCCTGAGAGTGGCCGGCGCTGCAAGACCAGCGGGATGACATGGGCCGGCAAGGCGCTGTTTTCATTGCATTCGCGTAAAACTTTTCGGGCGCAGCCGGCGCATTTTCCGCAGCACGTGCCAACTTGTAAATGGTGCCGCAAATCAGCCATCGTGGTGTGGCCAGCCGCACAGGCGCTGGCGATCTGGCGTTCAGAAATATTATTGCAGACGCAAACGATCATCACTGTCTCTCTTGGTCGTTAAGTGGAATGGCGTGGTGGTGTTGCGTTCATCCAAGAAAAGCGGCGCGGCTTGCTCGACTGGGGTAGTTGCGCATCGATCAGCCCGGCCCATTGCTCCGATAATTGCAAGCAAGTGGCATGCAAGACGGGGGCTAAGTTAGGCAAGGCGGTCAGGGCTTTCAAGTGACGTTCAATCACGGCGGCCAATTTGAGGCAGGCGCTGCTACCGTCGCTTTGCCGGGCATTGACGCTGTAATGCGACATCAGATGCAGTAGCGCCGAGACCAATAACTCGGGTTGCGTGCTGTGGCCGCTCGGCGTGCTGTTGAGTTGCTCGTTTGAATAAGCTAAGGACATGGCGCTTCTCCCTGTGATGATGGTGCGGGCCTGAATTCAGGCGGTCAGTATCAATTTGTTCAAGCGCGTAAGGCGCAGGTGGTAAATTTTTCCCTCGTGATCGATCTCAATTTCTCTTTCCCTTTGCATGAGTTCGCAGCTCTTGAGGCGCGGAATGCTGCCAGATATGCTGGGCCGGCACGGTTGTGGCGAGGCTGACGTCACATCGGGCTGGCAAGAAGAAGGGTGGCGCGCTTCGAGCATTCGATTCTCCTAAATCTAAATGATAACAATTCCTATTTAGGATTATAAGCGCGAGCCGATATTTTGCAAGTGCTTTTTATAGGAACGGTCGATTTTTTGTGTTGGAGTGGTCGCCGCGACGAAAAAAAACCCGGCGAACCGGGTTGGATAGAGTAGTCAGGGGAGATTCAGGCGCGTTGCGCCATCGCTTCGCCCATCACGACCGATTTTTCCGCCTGCCAAGCAGGATCGAACTGCGCGGCACCGGCCGGGAATAATAAGACCACGGTGGAGCCGAGCAGGAAGCGGCCCATTTCTTCACCTTGCTTTAATACGATCGCTTGATCGCGGTAATGCCACTCTTGGACTGCTTTGCGGCGTGGCGGGTTGATGATGCCATGCCATACCGTCGCCATACTGCCGACGATGGTTGCACCAACCAGTGTCAGGACGAAGGGGCCGTGATCAGATTCAAAAAAACACACCACCCGTTCATTGCGCGCGAATAAGCCTGGTACGCCGCGGGCCGTGGTCGGATTGACCGAAAACAAGTCGCCCGGAACATAGACCATGCGGGTGAGTCTGCCATCGCAGGGCATATGGATGCGGTGGTAGTCGCGCGGGCTCAGGTAGATAGTGGCAAAGCTGCCGTTGGCATAGTTGGCCGCCGCTGCACTGTCGCCTCCGAGCAAGGCGGTGGCTGAGTACTGGTGGCCTTTGGCTTGAAAAATTTGCCCCTGCTCGATGGCGCCGAACTGGCTGATGGCCCCGTCGACCGGGCAGACCAGTGCGCTCTTGGCTAGCGGGCGGGCATCGGCACGCAGCGCGCGGGTGAAAAACTCATTGAAGCTGGCGTAGCTGGCAATATCAGGATTGGCTGCTTCCGCCATATTGACACGATAACGGCCGATAAACCAAGTGATCAACTTGCTGGTGAGCACGCCTGCTTTGGCATTGGCAACTTTGCCGGCAAAGATAGTCAGCGCCTGTTTGGGCAAAAGGTATTGCGGTAGGACGGCAAGTCGATCAGACACGGTAGAGGCCCTGTTGAGATATCGGTCGAGAATTATAACGTTGCGCGCCAGTAAAGCGCAGTTTTTGCTCTGTTTCTGCACGAGAAAGCAGCGCAGTTGAGGTAGCTGTGGGTTTTGAATACGTTTTGCCTAAATGGTGTTTAGTTATAATCTATTGGATATTTAAAAATCATAGTGATATGCTTTATGTCATCGCGGGTCGACGGCCCGTACCAACCGCCCACTAAGGAGATTTTTATGAAAACTGTAGGTCAAAAATTAGACGCATTCAAAGTTACAGCAGCTAAGCCAGGTTTTAATCATCACGAAGAGAACGGCGTTTCCGCATTTGAAGACATCACCGAAGCCTCGTTCCCAGGCAAATGGAAAATCATTTATTTCTACCCGAAAGATTTCACTTTCGTTTGCCCAACAGAAATCGTTGAATTCGCTAAATTGACGAATGATTTCGCCGATCGCGATGCTATCCTCTTGGGTGGTTCGACCGATAATGAATTCTGCAAATTGGCATGGCGCCGTGAACATAAAGACCTCGACAAGCTCAATCACTATTCGTTTGGTGATTCCACCGGTTCCTTGGTTGACATGCTTGGCGTGCGCGATATCGCTGCCGGCGTTGCTTTGCGCGCGACTTTCATCGTCGATGCGGACAATGTCATTCAGCACGTTTCGGTGAATAACCTCAACGTTGGTCGTAACCCAACTGAAATTTTGCGCATTCTTGATGGTTTGCAAACTGATGAACTGTGCCCATGCAATCGTAGCGTCGGCGGTTCTACACTGTAAGCAAGTAGCGAGTATGATGAAACCCGCTGCGGCGGGTTTTTATCTCACTAATAGATAGGAAAAAACTATGGAATTCTTAAATTCAATTAAAAGTAAGATCCCTGATTATGCCAAGGATATTCGTCTCAATCTCGACGGCACCATCGCCCGTTCCAGCCTAGAAGGCAATGATGCCGTCGGTGTAGCGCTGGCAGCGGCCTTTGCGGCAAAAAGTAAGTTCATCATCGATGCGATACGCAGTAGTGATGCCATCAGTGCCGAAGAAATCCACGCGGCCCTGACTGCCGCCGCGCTCATGGGCATGAATAATATCTGGTACCCGTATGTGGAAATGGCGGACGATGCCGATTTGAAAACCCAGGCTGCGCAATTGCGTATGAATGCCTATGCCACCAATGGTGGGGTCGATAAGCGTCGCTTTGAAATGTATGCACTGGCAGCATCAATCGTCGGCAAATGCCACTTTTGCGTGAAATCACACTTCGAATTACTGCAAAAAGAAGGTATGTCGGTAACACAATTGCGTGATGTCGGCCGTATTGCTGCAGTAATTAATGCTGCTGCTCAAGTGATTGCAGCAGAATAAGTCTTAGTGCCTGAGCAGGCGGCGCTTATTTAACCGGGATCAGC
The sequence above is drawn from the Undibacterium sp. CCC3.4 genome and encodes:
- the bfr gene encoding bacterioferritin, producing the protein MKGDAKVIKLLNAQLTNELSAINQYFLHARMYKHWGFDKIAQKEYQESIGEMKHADKLIDRILMLGGLPNLQALHKLMIGEHAEEMLRCDLKLELAAQQTVKEGVAMAETCADYVSRDLFQLILEDTEEHIDWLETQLELMEKVGIQNYLQSQISVAS
- a CDS encoding (2Fe-2S)-binding protein, coding for MIVCVCNNISERQIASACAAGHTTMADLRHHLQVGTCCGKCAGCARKVLRECNENSALPAHVIPLVLQRRPLSGVAA
- a CDS encoding molecular chaperone DnaJ; the protein is MKNLPHGIVHIGDKDQAALTKSQKLFNKLIKKIDSERKHLLEWQTMIPLLQQKFAKELQPHLHTLDALRIRLVKLFDQSHSSKGYTKKEKEKLSDIVSTVAVDLVANHDDEDLKKIYNKHSGADFDAESLEQEMAMKAAMEDLLGIDLGEDFDARSPEEMMAHLHEKMQEKITQQEQLEQAQSERQSKRKKSAKTLAKEAQQQEESQNISQSIREVYRKLASALHPDRELDSLERARKTALMQRVNVAYDAKDLLKLLELQLEVEQIDQASINSMSEQRLKYYNKILSEQSNELQQEVMALKYTLSMHIGLSPEMLRSPNTVLQLMDCDIEQAKRDISGLENDLVLFAESKAVKDFLKTYRVPDYSMYEDSPY
- a CDS encoding TonB family protein, translating into MNAYACAGNLGQPRANTRWIALPLIAALHVCLIFALQQGMLTTAVPSLPKELVTIFINPAAPPALAPPQLPLISRSLALPAPAIAVIAPPELPSITLPAATSIVAGPVAAALPTVSSAAVATVTATASNSSKTSAEPKSISQLEYLRAPQATYPAQSRRLREQGKVILRVVVNEAGQADSVEVHQSSGSARLDEAARYALLRALFKPYLEDGKAISVAAKAVINFSLDS
- a CDS encoding carboxymuconolactone decarboxylase family protein, whose translation is MEFLNSIKSKIPDYAKDIRLNLDGTIARSSLEGNDAVGVALAAAFAAKSKFIIDAIRSSDAISAEEIHAALTAAALMGMNNIWYPYVEMADDADLKTQAAQLRMNAYATNGGVDKRRFEMYALAASIVGKCHFCVKSHFELLQKEGMSVTQLRDVGRIAAVINAAAQVIAAE
- the asd gene encoding archaetidylserine decarboxylase (Phosphatidylserine decarboxylase is synthesized as a single chain precursor. Generation of the pyruvoyl active site from a Ser is coupled to cleavage of a Gly-Ser bond between the larger (beta) and smaller (alpha chains). It is an integral membrane protein.), which gives rise to MSDRLAVLPQYLLPKQALTIFAGKVANAKAGVLTSKLITWFIGRYRVNMAEAANPDIASYASFNEFFTRALRADARPLAKSALVCPVDGAISQFGAIEQGQIFQAKGHQYSATALLGGDSAAAANYANGSFATIYLSPRDYHRIHMPCDGRLTRMVYVPGDLFSVNPTTARGVPGLFARNERVVCFFESDHGPFVLTLVGATIVGSMATVWHGIINPPRRKAVQEWHYRDQAIVLKQGEEMGRFLLGSTVVLLFPAGAAQFDPAWQAEKSVVMGEAMAQRA
- a CDS encoding peroxiredoxin yields the protein MKTVGQKLDAFKVTAAKPGFNHHEENGVSAFEDITEASFPGKWKIIYFYPKDFTFVCPTEIVEFAKLTNDFADRDAILLGGSTDNEFCKLAWRREHKDLDKLNHYSFGDSTGSLVDMLGVRDIAAGVALRATFIVDADNVIQHVSVNNLNVGRNPTEILRILDGLQTDELCPCNRSVGGSTL
- the rsgA gene encoding ribosome small subunit-dependent GTPase A; translated protein: MTYSSLQKFGWSHCFFQQLSLLEIGAEETPERILRITAIHRNRVVAMGLHGERSVLCGAQFQPLSQHLAVGDWVIATADHEHHRLQRIFEAKNRLRRISNGVPQVIAANLDYLWIVTSANEEFNVKRLERYLALAYEFNISPVLILSKSDTCDDLEHYLDQLTRLGVEHVHGLSVNIPASLDVLSAYLGAGTTIALIGSSGVGKSTLINAMLGSNLATREIRQDDAHGKHTTTRRELFFCDNGVAIIDTPGMRELQLDEATQGRERVFQSIMALSQHCRYNNCCHVAEPGCAIRSAIADQRLTEAEFANYSKLLKEEVSQQRRAEGAHAVKQHYRDYFKKVHSARKDQW
- the iscB gene encoding RNA-guided endonuclease IscB; translation: MAVFVLSRTQEPLMPCSEKRARKLLAAGRARVHRLFPFAIRLLDRTVTDSAFQAIKIKLDPGSKTTGIALVRHSETLKLATGEICTVDQVLNLFELRHRGHQISEALTSRRQMRRRRRRSNLRYRAPRFLNRGNKGRGWLPPSLQHRIDTTLAWLTRLHRLVPLSAIAQELLRFDMQQMDKPEIVGVEYQQGTLAGYELREYLLEKWNRRCAYCDAQHVALNIDHVQPRARGGSNRVSNLVLACVPCNNKKAARDVREFLAREPARLARIEAQLQRPLKDAAAVNATRWALFNALKATGLPVTSGSGGRTKFNRTRLTIPKTHALDAACVGKVDAVSHWRKPTLAIKATGRGSYQRTRLDAFGFPRGYLTRSKRIHGFQTGDMVKACVPTGKKTGQYIGRVAVRASGSFNIQTQESVVQGISYKHCKIIQRADGYSYSLVVNMDVTGTPPKQGTLRVPRSASSA
- the hemP gene encoding hemin uptake protein HemP encodes the protein MLEARHPSSCQPDVTSASPQPCRPSISGSIPRLKSCELMQREREIEIDHEGKIYHLRLTRLNKLILTA